In Devosia sp. XK-2, one DNA window encodes the following:
- a CDS encoding RNA-binding protein, translated as MVRTCALTRAEMPVEALVRFVLSPDGLVVPDVEARAEGRGVWITLSQAAVAEAVKKKAFSRSLKAQVEVADDLAELTRTRLEQRLLAALGMARKAGQFVTGATKVKTALQSGEAVALLTASDAAEDGRNKMLGALKALNHARREAGLTGPDVPHFELLSSAQMGLALGLENVIHAALTRGAAAQSAVDKANRLARYIAPATQNHIDRLPASGVLLPAEQDERR; from the coding sequence ATGGTTAGAACCTGTGCCTTGACCCGGGCAGAAATGCCGGTCGAGGCTTTGGTGCGTTTTGTTCTCAGCCCCGATGGGCTGGTCGTGCCCGATGTCGAGGCGCGTGCCGAGGGCCGCGGTGTCTGGATTACACTGAGCCAGGCTGCGGTCGCCGAGGCGGTGAAGAAAAAGGCCTTTTCGCGCAGCCTCAAGGCGCAGGTCGAGGTGGCCGACGATCTGGCCGAACTGACGCGGACCCGGCTCGAGCAGCGGCTGCTTGCGGCTTTGGGCATGGCCCGCAAGGCGGGTCAGTTCGTTACCGGCGCCACCAAGGTCAAGACGGCGCTGCAATCGGGCGAGGCCGTGGCGCTATTGACGGCCAGCGATGCGGCCGAGGATGGCCGCAACAAGATGCTGGGGGCTTTAAAGGCCCTCAATCATGCCAGGCGCGAGGCCGGATTGACCGGTCCGGACGTGCCGCATTTCGAATTGCTCTCAAGTGCGCAAATGGGTTTGGCACTTGGGCTGGAAAATGTGATACATGCTGCCCTCACAAGAGGGGCGGCAGCCCAATCGGCGGTGGACAAGGCCAATAGACTGGCCCGCTACATCGCCCCAGCGACGCAGAACCACATCGACCGCCTCCCGGCGTCCGGTGTGCTTTTGCCCGCCGAACAGGACGAAAGACGATAG
- the infB gene encoding translation initiation factor IF-2, whose product MADNDDKRSDDTGAKKTLTLKGGAGLGNRPGGMSRGPSRSTVVVEKRTRIVPKPAGGPPAGAGRPGGQGGRPQGRPMQQQNRAPLGLSAAEAEARRQALALAGARQAEDKERFAAEEARRIEEDNRRRQIREEAARQEEERAKAEEARRAEEAVARNAEPEPAPAPREEFVPASQRNPGPSAVRTVAGRPGQANRPQRAERPAGRPGEGERGARPAGDRRPAAGGAGRPAGDRRPAGAGMAPIGNVPPAPPSEADGRRTRTGAPQQRPTTAAEIENARRASRAQPERPSRRSDDNSSRGRLTVASATTESDRDRGPSLAAMRRRRDKKMGRNQQDAPKLSREVTIPEAITVGELANRMAERSVTVIKMLMQQGEMAKITDVIDADTAELIATELGHTVKRVSEADVEEGLFDLPSDDKAEDLADRAPVVTIMGHVDHGKTSLLDAIREANVVSGEAGGITQHIGAYQVEKNGNKITFLDTPGHEAFTAMRARGAQATDIAVLVVAADDGVMPQTIESIKHAKAAGVPIIVAINKMDKPEANPQRVRTELLQHEVFVESMGGDVLDVEVSAKTQAGLDKLLETILLQAEVLELKAPHDGRAEGLVIEAKLDKGRGAVATVLVQRGTLKVGDILVAGTEMARVRALINDQGDQVKEAGPSVPVEVLGFNGVPSAGDRFSVVESEARAREVTEYRQRAIREKTAGGGATSLEQMMNQLKASGISKFPLVIKGDVQGSVEAIVASLNKLSTDEVSAQILMSGVGGITESDVTLASASNAIIIGFNVRANKQAQDLATRDGIEIRYYNIIYDLVDDVKSAMSGLLAPERRETFIGYAKILEVFQITKVGKVAGCQVTEGIVERGAGVRLLRDDVVIHEGKLKTLKRFKDEVKEVAVGQECGMAFENYEDIRAGDVIECFRVETVQRSL is encoded by the coding sequence ATGGCTGATAACGACGACAAGCGTTCCGACGACACTGGCGCCAAGAAGACTCTGACCCTCAAGGGCGGCGCCGGGCTGGGCAATCGCCCCGGCGGGATGTCGCGCGGGCCTTCGCGCTCGACCGTGGTCGTGGAAAAACGCACGCGCATCGTGCCAAAACCCGCTGGCGGTCCGCCTGCTGGTGCTGGCCGCCCCGGCGGCCAGGGTGGCCGTCCGCAGGGCCGGCCCATGCAGCAGCAGAACCGTGCCCCTCTGGGATTGAGCGCGGCTGAAGCAGAGGCCCGCCGTCAGGCGCTGGCCCTGGCTGGCGCACGCCAGGCCGAGGATAAGGAACGCTTCGCCGCCGAAGAAGCGCGCCGCATCGAGGAAGACAATCGCCGCCGGCAGATTCGTGAAGAAGCTGCGCGGCAGGAAGAAGAACGCGCCAAGGCCGAAGAGGCCCGTCGGGCCGAAGAAGCTGTTGCGCGCAATGCCGAGCCAGAACCGGCGCCGGCCCCGCGCGAGGAATTCGTGCCGGCCAGCCAGCGTAATCCCGGTCCATCTGCGGTCCGTACCGTTGCCGGCCGTCCCGGCCAGGCGAACCGGCCGCAGCGCGCCGAGCGTCCTGCCGGTCGTCCCGGCGAGGGTGAGCGCGGGGCCCGCCCTGCTGGTGACCGTCGGCCCGCCGCCGGTGGCGCTGGGCGTCCTGCCGGTGATCGCCGTCCGGCCGGTGCCGGCATGGCGCCCATTGGTAATGTGCCGCCCGCCCCGCCCAGCGAGGCCGATGGCCGCCGCACCCGTACCGGGGCACCGCAACAGCGTCCGACCACGGCTGCCGAGATCGAAAATGCCCGCCGCGCCAGCCGCGCCCAGCCCGAGCGCCCCTCGCGTCGCAGCGACGACAATTCCTCGCGCGGCCGCCTGACCGTTGCCAGCGCTACCACCGAAAGCGATCGCGATCGTGGTCCGTCCCTGGCTGCGATGCGCCGCCGTCGCGACAAAAAGATGGGCCGCAACCAGCAGGATGCGCCCAAGCTCAGCCGCGAAGTCACCATTCCCGAAGCCATTACGGTGGGCGAGCTGGCCAACCGCATGGCCGAACGCTCGGTGACCGTGATCAAGATGCTGATGCAGCAGGGCGAAATGGCCAAGATCACCGATGTGATCGACGCCGATACCGCTGAATTGATCGCCACCGAATTGGGCCACACCGTCAAGCGCGTCTCTGAAGCCGATGTGGAAGAAGGCCTCTTCGACCTGCCCTCTGACGACAAGGCCGAGGACTTGGCCGATCGCGCGCCGGTCGTGACCATTATGGGTCACGTCGACCACGGCAAGACCAGCCTTCTCGACGCCATCCGCGAAGCCAATGTGGTTTCGGGCGAGGCCGGCGGGATCACTCAGCATATCGGTGCCTATCAGGTCGAAAAGAACGGCAACAAGATCACCTTCCTCGATACCCCGGGCCACGAGGCGTTCACCGCCATGCGTGCCCGCGGCGCCCAGGCGACCGATATCGCGGTTCTGGTGGTGGCGGCCGATGACGGCGTCATGCCTCAGACCATCGAATCCATCAAGCATGCCAAGGCGGCCGGGGTCCCGATCATCGTGGCCATCAATAAGATGGACAAGCCCGAAGCCAATCCGCAGCGTGTCCGTACCGAATTGCTGCAGCACGAGGTTTTCGTCGAATCCATGGGCGGCGATGTGCTCGACGTGGAAGTCTCGGCCAAGACCCAGGCGGGTCTGGACAAACTGCTCGAAACCATCCTGCTGCAGGCCGAAGTGCTCGAACTCAAGGCCCCCCATGACGGGCGCGCCGAGGGTCTGGTCATCGAAGCCAAGCTCGACAAGGGCCGTGGCGCTGTTGCCACGGTTCTGGTGCAGCGCGGCACGCTCAAGGTCGGCGATATCCTCGTGGCCGGTACCGAAATGGCCCGCGTCCGCGCGCTGATCAACGATCAGGGAGACCAGGTCAAGGAAGCCGGTCCCTCCGTGCCGGTGGAAGTGCTGGGCTTTAATGGTGTACCGAGTGCAGGCGATCGCTTCTCGGTGGTCGAAAGCGAAGCGCGTGCCCGCGAAGTCACCGAATATCGCCAGCGCGCCATCCGCGAAAAGACCGCTGGCGGCGGCGCCACCAGCCTCGAGCAGATGATGAACCAGCTCAAGGCCTCGGGCATCTCCAAGTTCCCGCTGGTCATCAAGGGCGACGTGCAGGGTTCGGTGGAAGCGATTGTCGCTTCGCTCAACAAGCTCTCGACCGACGAAGTCTCCGCCCAGATCCTGATGAGCGGCGTGGGCGGCATCACCGAAAGCGATGTCACCCTGGCCTCGGCCAGCAATGCCATCATCATCGGCTTCAATGTCCGCGCCAATAAGCAGGCGCAGGATCTGGCCACCCGCGACGGCATCGAAATCCGCTACTACAACATCATCTATGACCTCGTGGATGACGTGAAGAGCGCCATGTCGGGCCTGCTCGCGCCGGAACGCCGCGAAACCTTCATTGGCTACGCCAAGATCCTGGAAGTCTTCCAGATCACCAAGGTGGGCAAGGTGGCCGGCTGTCAGGTCACCGAAGGTATCGTGGAACGCGGTGCTGGCGTCCGCCTCTTGCGCGACGACGTGGTCATCCACGAAGGCAAGCTCAAGACGCTCAAGCGCTTCAAGGACGAAGTCAAGGAAGTGGCCGTCGGCCAGGAATGCGGCATGGCCTTCGAGAATTACGAAGACATCCGCGCCGGCGACGTTATCGAATGCTTCCGCGTCGAGACCGTACAGCGTTCGCTCTAG
- a CDS encoding Stf0 family sulfotransferase yields the protein MVVPTTTEACMTETHKAYVICGTPRSGSTLLCEMLYRSGIAGRPNSYFREVDIAWWAEQWGVSSIAGTDGPSFDRAYLDAMRKVGTAGTGVFGLRIMYRSLADANRRLRRALGGTGELPTGLHKAFGPLLYIYISRGNKLSQAISLVRAEQTGLWHLNADGSVLEGDVERPEPVYDGDRIAAVLAELVSDDRAWDTFFASHGIEPLRLRYEEVTKAPQQTLAGIFARLGLDQKVALGMAVPTAKMADATNRVWAERFAAEYGVS from the coding sequence ATGGTTGTTCCAACCACCACCGAGGCCTGCATGACCGAAACGCATAAAGCCTATGTCATCTGTGGCACACCGCGCTCGGGCAGCACACTCCTCTGCGAAATGCTTTATCGCAGTGGCATTGCCGGGCGGCCCAACTCTTACTTTCGTGAGGTCGACATTGCCTGGTGGGCCGAGCAATGGGGCGTGTCCTCAATCGCGGGCACCGACGGGCCGAGCTTTGACCGCGCCTATCTTGATGCCATGCGTAAGGTGGGCACGGCCGGTACCGGGGTGTTCGGCCTGCGCATCATGTATCGCAGTCTCGCCGATGCGAACCGACGGTTGCGACGCGCATTGGGCGGGACTGGCGAGCTGCCGACAGGTCTCCATAAGGCATTCGGCCCGCTGCTCTATATTTACATTTCGCGGGGCAATAAGCTCAGTCAGGCCATTTCATTGGTTCGCGCAGAGCAAACCGGCCTTTGGCACCTCAATGCCGACGGTAGCGTCCTGGAAGGGGACGTGGAGCGACCAGAGCCTGTCTACGACGGGGATAGGATTGCTGCTGTGCTGGCGGAGCTGGTGAGCGATGACAGGGCCTGGGACACGTTCTTTGCCAGCCATGGGATCGAGCCGCTGCGACTGCGATATGAAGAGGTCACCAAGGCGCCGCAGCAGACACTGGCGGGGATTTTTGCGCGGCTGGGGCTGGACCAGAAGGTGGCTCTCGGCATGGCAGTGCCGACGGCCAAGATGGCCGACGCAACCAACAGGGTATGGGCGGAGCGGTTTGCGGCAGAGTACGGCGTGAGCTAA
- a CDS encoding alpha/beta fold hydrolase, which yields MTTVLFIHSAGTQDPGEGSSALREALAAGLPTGLHFKAPLMPDPDNPEAESWLAAFESEVTGIEHDLIIVGHSLGGSIALQGLARLGVPVNLKGVITVAAPFWGAPDWAFESFVLPGDAAEKLVDLSRLTILQGDSDAVVPLDHAERYKATLPNAQIVILPGVDHEAAGAAPAVLEAIATLARG from the coding sequence ATGACCACAGTGCTCTTCATTCACAGCGCCGGAACGCAGGATCCGGGCGAGGGCAGCAGCGCCTTGCGCGAGGCTCTGGCGGCCGGGCTGCCGACGGGCCTGCATTTCAAGGCGCCGCTTATGCCCGACCCGGATAATCCCGAGGCCGAAAGCTGGCTGGCAGCCTTCGAATCCGAGGTGACCGGGATTGAGCATGACCTGATCATTGTGGGGCATTCACTGGGCGGGTCGATTGCGCTTCAGGGCCTGGCGCGGCTCGGCGTGCCGGTGAATTTGAAAGGTGTCATCACGGTCGCGGCGCCCTTCTGGGGTGCGCCGGACTGGGCGTTTGAAAGTTTTGTGCTGCCAGGGGATGCTGCCGAGAAACTGGTGGACCTGTCGCGGCTGACGATCCTGCAGGGCGATAGCGACGCAGTGGTTCCGCTGGACCATGCCGAGCGTTACAAGGCCACCCTGCCCAACGCACAGATTGTCATCCTGCCCGGGGTGGATCACGAGGCCGCAGGCGCCGCGCCGGCCGTGCTTGAGGCGATTGCCACATTGGCGCGAGGCTAG
- a CDS encoding L,D-transpeptidase yields the protein MAFTFSPVCPEVVVLISRRLFLLGLSATALSACSTTRQPVVQEPVIDPYYLRMYGPVMGEPYFVAAMDLRRVDPKWWRQEVPYYTSERPGTLVVDTPAHYLYLVLENNRALRYGIGVGKDEALVFRGQATIGRKAQWPRWTPTQAMIAREPDRYGPYANGMGPGSENPLGPRALYLYKNGRDTLFRIHGTTEPYTIGTNVSSGCIRLMNQDIIDLYARVPVGARVTVIN from the coding sequence ATGGCGTTCACCTTCTCCCCCGTCTGCCCTGAGGTTGTTGTTTTGATTTCCCGCCGCCTGTTCCTGCTTGGCCTCTCCGCCACCGCTCTTTCGGCTTGCTCCACCACGCGTCAGCCCGTGGTGCAGGAACCGGTGATCGATCCTTATTACCTGCGCATGTATGGGCCGGTGATGGGCGAGCCTTATTTTGTGGCTGCCATGGATTTGAGGCGCGTCGATCCGAAATGGTGGCGCCAGGAGGTGCCCTATTACACCAGTGAGCGTCCTGGCACGCTGGTGGTCGATACGCCGGCGCACTATCTCTATCTCGTGCTCGAGAATAACCGGGCCCTGCGCTATGGCATTGGCGTGGGCAAGGACGAAGCCTTGGTGTTCCGCGGCCAGGCCACGATCGGCCGCAAGGCGCAATGGCCGCGCTGGACCCCGACCCAGGCCATGATCGCCCGCGAGCCCGACCGCTACGGCCCCTATGCCAATGGCATGGGCCCCGGTTCGGAAAACCCCCTGGGACCGCGCGCGCTTTATCTCTACAAGAATGGCCGCGACACTCTGTTCCGTATCCATGGCACCACCGAACCCTATACAATCGGCACCAATGTCTCGTCGGGCTGCATTCGCCTGATGAACCAAGACATTATCGATCTCTATGCCCGCGTGCCTGTTGGTGCGCGCGTGACAGTGATCAATTAA